Proteins encoded in a region of the Halostella limicola genome:
- a CDS encoding phytoene/squalene synthase family protein, producing MARDRRVAKSKAIQRRTGKTFHFATRVLPERVRHPTYVLYAFFRIADEVVDDAEGVPPEEQAARLEELREEALGRAETDSDVMAAFQDVREERGVQDGEINAFIEAMKTDIDKSRYETFDELRGYMRGSAAAVGAMMTSIMGTEDAEVAHPHAVALGEAFQMTNFLRDVREDVVDRDRIYLPKSTLDRHGATVEQVENLEFSPAFADAMRAELDRTERLYRQGVAGIQYLPEDCQFAVLLAAVLYADHHRLIRKLDYDVLSAEPSLGTARKVWLAARTRWHWQWNRDPVTVFRRVSALPDAAVERYDTEPPDPLPVP from the coding sequence ATGGCTAGGGACCGCCGCGTGGCGAAGAGCAAGGCGATACAGCGCCGGACCGGGAAGACCTTCCACTTCGCGACGCGGGTACTCCCCGAGCGTGTGCGGCATCCGACGTACGTGCTGTACGCCTTCTTCCGCATCGCGGACGAGGTCGTCGACGACGCCGAGGGCGTGCCCCCCGAGGAGCAGGCCGCGCGGCTGGAGGAACTCCGCGAGGAGGCGCTCGGCCGCGCCGAGACCGACTCCGACGTGATGGCGGCGTTTCAGGACGTGCGGGAGGAACGCGGCGTGCAGGACGGCGAGATCAACGCCTTCATCGAGGCGATGAAGACCGACATCGACAAGAGCCGCTACGAGACGTTCGATGAGCTCCGCGGGTACATGCGCGGGTCCGCGGCCGCCGTCGGCGCGATGATGACGTCGATCATGGGCACGGAAGACGCCGAGGTCGCACACCCCCACGCCGTCGCGCTCGGGGAGGCGTTCCAGATGACGAACTTCCTCCGGGACGTGCGCGAGGACGTCGTCGACCGCGACCGTATCTACCTGCCGAAATCGACGCTCGACCGTCACGGGGCGACCGTCGAGCAGGTCGAGAACTTGGAGTTCTCGCCCGCGTTCGCCGACGCGATGCGGGCGGAGCTCGACCGCACGGAACGGCTCTACCGCCAGGGGGTCGCCGGGATCCAGTACCTCCCCGAGGACTGCCAGTTCGCCGTGCTCCTGGCGGCCGTGCTGTACGCGGACCACCACCGGCTCATCCGGAAACTGGACTACGACGTGCTCTCCGCGGAGCCGAGCCTCGGCACCGCCCGGAAGGTGTGGCTGGCAGCGCGCACGCGGTGGCACTGGCAGTGGAACCGCGACCCCGTCACCGTGTTCCGCCGCGTCAGCGCGCTGCCGGACGCCGCAGTTGAACGCTACGACACGGAACCGCCGGACCCGCTGCCCGTGCCGTGA
- a CDS encoding ZIP family metal transporter encodes MGINSNGRIINVLRDSSGVGLTAVAVLCALTALAAVTAERNPEMWKLIGISWVAFAAMAGAAPLGARSAGRERALTLVWGYGLASGAMVTSAAVFLLPQAFGLDPKIGGFGVAAGVLTGFGAHTVGHRFTHADLGFDHTALELSAHALSAGAIIGIIYGNMPELGPLLGLAIVSHKGPAGYAAARRLASDDRPVSVLLLPAAGVGLTAIPSALVQLPADQTLNAAVFGFAAGVFLHVALDFLPECELGGEVYEVAQVSDDAHHLLDRLRLHAVGSTALGGAVVFAAWVALG; translated from the coding sequence ATGGGTATTAATTCGAACGGGAGAATTATTAACGTTCTCCGCGACAGCTCCGGCGTCGGGCTCACCGCGGTCGCTGTGCTGTGCGCGCTGACGGCGCTCGCGGCGGTCACGGCCGAGCGGAACCCGGAGATGTGGAAGCTGATCGGTATCTCGTGGGTGGCGTTCGCCGCCATGGCCGGCGCGGCTCCGCTCGGCGCGCGCAGCGCCGGCCGGGAGCGCGCGCTGACGCTCGTCTGGGGCTACGGGCTCGCCAGCGGCGCGATGGTGACCAGCGCGGCCGTCTTCCTCCTGCCGCAGGCGTTCGGCCTCGACCCGAAGATCGGCGGGTTCGGCGTCGCCGCCGGCGTCCTCACCGGCTTCGGCGCGCACACGGTCGGCCACCGCTTCACCCACGCCGACCTCGGGTTCGACCACACGGCGCTGGAGCTGTCGGCGCACGCGCTGTCCGCCGGCGCGATCATCGGCATCATCTACGGAAACATGCCGGAACTCGGGCCGCTGCTCGGCCTCGCGATCGTCTCGCACAAGGGGCCGGCCGGCTACGCCGCCGCGCGCCGCCTCGCGAGTGACGACCGGCCCGTCTCCGTCCTCCTGCTCCCGGCGGCGGGCGTCGGTCTGACCGCCATCCCGTCCGCGCTCGTGCAGCTACCGGCAGACCAGACGCTCAACGCCGCCGTCTTCGGCTTCGCCGCCGGCGTGTTCCTCCACGTCGCGCTCGACTTCCTGCCGGAGTGCGAACTCGGCGGTGAGGTGTACGAGGTGGCACAGGTCAGCGACGACGCGCACCACCTGCTCGACCGCCTCCGCCTGCACGCTGTCGGTAGCACGGCGCTCGGCGGCGCCGTCGTCTTCGCGGCGTGGGTGGCGCTGGGCTGA
- the cruF gene encoding bisanhydrobacterioruberin hydratase, producing the protein MDRDALQRRLDDLVRENRFTIAVVFPAVGAALLLASAERLVPPPLAFEPTLILFGTLVMRLPLIVGVGPLLDRRAVAAILALAAYSYGIEFVGVRTGWPYGEFEYGIDLGPMLFGEVPVGLPVFFLPLVMNSYLLVALLFGPAARRRLVRLPATLATVLAVDLVLDPGAVALGFWSYGAGGAYYGVPASNYAGWVLSGAVAVVALDLAFDRTALLARLQSCEFALDDLVSFVVLWGGVNAVYGNWVPVLIAVGLFGGLLSTDEFDFDVVRAPGRWPGR; encoded by the coding sequence ATGGATAGGGACGCCCTCCAGCGCCGGCTCGACGACCTCGTTCGGGAGAACCGCTTCACCATCGCCGTCGTCTTCCCGGCCGTCGGCGCGGCCCTGCTGCTGGCGAGCGCCGAGAGGCTCGTCCCGCCGCCGCTCGCGTTCGAACCGACGCTGATCCTGTTCGGGACGCTCGTCATGCGCCTGCCGCTCATCGTCGGCGTCGGCCCCCTCCTCGACCGCCGCGCGGTCGCGGCCATCCTCGCGCTGGCCGCTTACTCCTACGGCATCGAGTTCGTCGGCGTCCGCACGGGGTGGCCCTACGGCGAGTTCGAGTACGGGATCGACCTCGGCCCGATGCTGTTCGGCGAGGTACCGGTCGGCCTGCCCGTCTTCTTCCTGCCGCTGGTGATGAACAGCTACCTGCTCGTCGCGCTCCTTTTCGGCCCCGCAGCGCGGCGACGCCTCGTCCGCCTGCCGGCGACGCTCGCGACGGTGCTCGCGGTCGACCTCGTGCTGGATCCGGGCGCGGTCGCGCTCGGCTTCTGGTCGTACGGCGCGGGCGGCGCGTACTACGGCGTCCCGGCGTCGAACTACGCGGGGTGGGTGCTCTCGGGTGCGGTGGCGGTCGTCGCGCTGGATCTCGCCTTCGACCGGACCGCGCTGCTCGCGCGTCTCCAGTCCTGCGAGTTCGCGCTCGACGACCTGGTGAGCTTCGTCGTCCTCTGGGGTGGCGTGAACGCCGTCTACGGGAACTGGGTGCCGGTGCTGATCGCGGTCGGCCTGTTCGGCGGCCTGCTCAGCACCGACGAGTTCGACTTCGACGTGGTCCGGGCGCCGGGCAGGTGGCCGGGACGGTGA
- a CDS encoding ornithine cyclodeaminase family domain produces the protein MTATRTVELEGHIIDSGMMGRCFGLIMDMGGSFEVEQFDIGRHKHAESYARLAVSAETEHELQGILHELHQNGATLLDPSDADLEPAPADQVVPTGFYSTTNHPTKVRIDGEWVEVDNIEMDCAVVVERGAQSAPENGSGDDEEPGARGEEGPRAYTKVLNAIEEGDMVVTGEAGIRVEPPERPRGDEGGAFGFMQGGVSSERPSESLIAKVADAVEETKKEGGNVLAVCGPAVIHSGAADDLARLVREGYVDAISAGNGFAVHDIERGLYGTSLGMDVETMEHPRKGHKHHIYTISEVIRAGGIEPAVEDGVITEGIMYECVENDAPYVLAGSIRDDGPLPDTITDAVEAQNAIREQARDADMVLMLATLLHSVAVGNCLPSTTRVVCVDINPSTVTQLLDRGSAQAIGMVSDIGTFVPLLADNLLDE, from the coding sequence TGGGCCGCTGTTTCGGCCTCATCATGGACATGGGCGGCTCCTTCGAGGTCGAGCAGTTCGACATCGGCCGGCACAAGCACGCCGAGTCGTACGCGCGCCTCGCCGTCTCGGCGGAGACGGAACACGAGCTGCAGGGCATCCTGCACGAACTGCACCAGAACGGCGCGACGCTGCTCGACCCGTCCGACGCCGACCTCGAACCGGCCCCCGCGGACCAGGTCGTGCCGACCGGCTTCTACTCGACGACCAACCACCCGACGAAAGTCCGTATCGACGGGGAGTGGGTCGAGGTGGACAACATCGAGATGGACTGCGCCGTCGTGGTGGAACGCGGGGCGCAAAGCGCCCCGGAGAACGGGAGCGGTGACGACGAGGAACCGGGAGCGCGCGGCGAGGAGGGCCCGCGCGCCTACACCAAGGTGCTCAACGCCATCGAGGAGGGCGACATGGTCGTCACCGGCGAGGCGGGCATCCGCGTGGAACCGCCGGAGCGCCCGCGCGGCGACGAGGGCGGCGCGTTCGGCTTCATGCAGGGCGGCGTCTCCAGCGAGCGCCCGTCGGAGTCGCTCATCGCGAAGGTCGCCGACGCCGTCGAGGAGACGAAGAAGGAGGGCGGGAACGTGCTCGCGGTCTGCGGCCCGGCGGTCATCCACTCCGGCGCGGCCGACGACCTCGCCCGACTGGTCCGCGAGGGCTACGTCGACGCCATCAGCGCCGGCAACGGCTTCGCCGTCCACGACATCGAGCGCGGCCTCTACGGCACCTCGCTCGGGATGGACGTGGAGACGATGGAGCACCCCCGGAAGGGCCACAAGCACCACATCTACACCATCAGCGAGGTGATCCGTGCGGGCGGCATCGAACCGGCCGTCGAGGACGGCGTCATCACGGAGGGGATCATGTACGAGTGCGTCGAGAACGACGCCCCCTACGTCCTCGCCGGGTCTATCCGCGACGACGGGCCGCTTCCGGACACCATCACCGACGCCGTCGAGGCGCAGAACGCCATCCGCGAGCAGGCCCGCGACGCCGACATGGTGCTGATGCTCGCGACCCTGCTGCACTCGGTCGCGGTCGGCAACTGCCTCCCCTCGACGACACGGGTCGTCTGCGTCGACATCAACCCCTCGACGGTCACCCAGCTGCTCGACCGCGGCAGCGCGCAGGCCATCGGCATGGTGTCGGACATCGGCACGTTCGTCCCGCTGCTCGCGGACAACCTGCTGGACGAGTAA
- a CDS encoding YkgJ family cysteine cluster protein — translation MSADDRTPDGGADEQRRVEVYPGREAVVDFDLDLTFECVDDCTWCCQHGVLLYDKDFLELAERESVNQATTQFRGEDFVRREEKDREEHVADDGAACYFLRDDGLCALHDEHDWKPARCSVFPLAVTVEDGEIHVDVRDSAHEHCEGLNVSERRVVDELDAFLPEYLWELDDPSSDREL, via the coding sequence GTGAGCGCAGACGACCGGACCCCCGACGGCGGCGCGGACGAGCAGCGCCGCGTCGAGGTGTACCCCGGCAGGGAAGCCGTGGTCGACTTCGACCTCGATCTCACCTTCGAGTGCGTCGACGACTGCACGTGGTGCTGCCAGCACGGTGTCCTCCTGTACGACAAGGACTTCCTCGAACTCGCCGAGCGCGAGAGCGTCAATCAGGCGACCACGCAGTTCCGCGGCGAGGACTTCGTCCGCCGCGAGGAGAAAGACCGCGAGGAGCACGTCGCCGACGACGGCGCGGCCTGCTACTTCCTCCGCGACGACGGCCTCTGTGCCCTCCACGACGAGCACGACTGGAAGCCGGCGCGCTGCTCCGTCTTCCCGCTCGCCGTCACCGTCGAGGACGGCGAGATCCACGTCGACGTGCGCGACTCCGCGCACGAGCACTGCGAGGGCCTGAACGTGAGCGAGCGCCGCGTCGTCGACGAGCTCGACGCCTTCCTCCCGGAGTACCTCTGGGAGCTCGACGACCCCTCGTCCGACCGGGAGCTGTGA
- a CDS encoding phytoene desaturase family protein gives MQPLAGESAVVVGSGFGGLSTACYLADAGADVTVLEKNDQIGGRASRLEVDGFTFDMGPSWYLMPDVFERFFGHFDRSPGDYYDLERLDPHYRIFFKDGDRVDIPADKEESKRIFESYEEGAGEALEAYLDEAEYTYDVGMEHFVYEDRSRFRDFVDPSLATHADGLSLLGTMQDHVERYFDHPKLQQIMQYTLVFLGGSPTNTPALYNLMSHVDFNLGVWYPDGGIGSVVDGIVEMGEELGVDFRTGRPVTEIKGRRGGFLVETESEKHLADVVVSNADYAHTEQELLPPEKRGYDADYWESRTYAPSAFLLYLGVEGDVPELAHHTLVLPTDWHGHFDQVFEDPAWPDDPAYYVCVPSKTDDGVAPEGHSALFVLVPIAPGLEDTPEIREEYRDVVLDDVAEHTGAELRDRIVVEERFSVADFAERYNSVEGSALGMAHTLSQTAAFRPSHRSKEVDGLYFTGSYTTPGIGVPMCIISGDVTAEMVVDDAE, from the coding sequence ATGCAACCGCTCGCGGGCGAGTCCGCGGTCGTGGTCGGAAGCGGGTTCGGTGGCCTGTCGACGGCCTGTTACCTGGCCGACGCCGGGGCCGACGTCACCGTCCTGGAGAAAAACGACCAGATCGGCGGCCGCGCCAGCCGCCTGGAGGTCGATGGGTTCACCTTCGACATGGGGCCGTCGTGGTACCTCATGCCCGACGTGTTCGAGCGCTTCTTCGGTCACTTCGACCGGTCTCCCGGCGACTACTACGACCTGGAGCGGCTCGACCCCCACTACCGGATCTTCTTCAAGGACGGCGACCGGGTGGATATCCCCGCGGACAAGGAGGAGTCGAAGCGCATCTTCGAGTCCTACGAGGAGGGCGCGGGCGAGGCGCTGGAGGCGTACCTGGACGAGGCGGAGTACACCTACGACGTGGGGATGGAGCACTTCGTCTACGAGGACCGGAGCCGCTTCCGGGATTTCGTCGACCCCTCGCTCGCGACGCACGCCGACGGCCTCTCGCTGCTGGGGACGATGCAGGACCACGTCGAGCGGTACTTCGACCACCCGAAGCTCCAACAGATCATGCAGTACACGCTCGTCTTCCTCGGCGGGTCGCCGACGAACACCCCGGCGCTGTACAACCTGATGAGCCACGTCGACTTCAACCTCGGCGTCTGGTATCCCGACGGCGGCATCGGGAGCGTCGTCGACGGCATCGTGGAGATGGGCGAGGAACTCGGCGTCGACTTCCGCACCGGTCGGCCGGTCACCGAGATCAAGGGGCGGCGCGGCGGCTTCCTCGTCGAGACCGAGTCCGAGAAGCACCTCGCCGACGTCGTCGTCAGCAACGCCGACTACGCTCACACCGAGCAGGAGCTCCTGCCGCCGGAGAAGCGCGGCTACGACGCCGACTACTGGGAGTCGCGGACGTACGCCCCCTCGGCGTTCCTCCTCTATCTCGGCGTCGAGGGCGACGTCCCCGAGCTGGCCCACCACACGCTCGTCCTGCCGACGGACTGGCACGGCCACTTCGACCAGGTGTTCGAGGACCCCGCGTGGCCCGACGACCCCGCGTACTACGTCTGCGTCCCGTCGAAGACCGACGACGGCGTCGCGCCGGAGGGCCACAGCGCGCTGTTCGTGCTCGTGCCGATCGCGCCGGGGCTGGAGGACACCCCCGAGATCCGCGAGGAGTACCGCGACGTGGTGTTGGACGACGTGGCCGAGCACACCGGCGCGGAGCTTCGGGACCGCATCGTCGTCGAGGAGCGGTTCTCCGTCGCGGACTTCGCCGAGCGCTACAACAGCGTCGAGGGGTCCGCGCTCGGGATGGCCCACACCCTCTCCCAGACGGCCGCGTTCCGGCCGTCGCACCGCTCGAAGGAGGTCGACGGCCTCTACTTCACGGGGTCGTACACGACGCCCGGCATCGGCGTCCCGATGTGCATCATCAGCGGTGACGTGACGGCAGAGATGGTCGTCGACGACGCCGAGTGA
- a CDS encoding prenyltransferase, translating into MSRGRLRYLLKLSRPRFWLYLAGPVLVGVAFGARYPADLLAPAGVALFAYFLVPANVFLYGVNDVFDADVDAENPKKEGREVRYGGEGFVVAAVVVSGALIAVPAAVAPSKALPWLAAFLLLATEYSAPPLRFKTTPFLDSLSNGLYVLPGAAAYAAVAGEQPAALAVAGGWLWSMAMHTFSAIPDIEPDRRAGIRTTATVLGERGAYAYCAACWTLAALAFAALDWRAGALLGAYPVVCAAVALSEVAVDRAYWYFPAINAVVGAALTMGGLWRFANG; encoded by the coding sequence ATGAGCCGGGGCCGCCTCCGCTACCTGCTGAAGCTCTCGCGCCCGCGCTTCTGGCTGTACCTCGCCGGCCCGGTTCTGGTCGGGGTCGCCTTCGGCGCGCGCTACCCGGCGGACCTGCTCGCGCCGGCGGGGGTCGCTCTGTTCGCGTACTTCCTCGTGCCCGCGAACGTGTTCCTCTACGGGGTGAACGACGTGTTCGACGCCGACGTCGACGCTGAGAACCCGAAGAAGGAGGGGCGGGAGGTGCGCTACGGCGGCGAGGGGTTCGTCGTCGCCGCCGTCGTCGTCTCGGGGGCGCTCATCGCCGTCCCCGCCGCGGTCGCACCGTCGAAAGCGCTCCCGTGGCTCGCCGCGTTCCTCCTGCTCGCGACGGAGTACAGCGCACCGCCGCTGCGGTTCAAGACGACCCCGTTCCTCGACTCGCTGTCCAACGGCCTCTACGTCCTGCCGGGCGCGGCCGCCTACGCCGCCGTCGCGGGCGAACAGCCCGCCGCGCTCGCCGTGGCCGGCGGGTGGCTCTGGTCGATGGCGATGCACACCTTCTCCGCCATCCCCGACATCGAACCGGACCGTCGGGCCGGCATCCGGACCACGGCGACCGTTCTGGGCGAGCGCGGGGCGTACGCGTACTGCGCGGCCTGCTGGACGCTCGCCGCGCTCGCGTTCGCCGCGCTGGACTGGCGGGCTGGCGCGTTGCTCGGCGCGTATCCGGTCGTCTGCGCCGCCGTCGCGCTCTCTGAGGTGGCGGTCGACCGGGCGTACTGGTACTTCCCCGCGATAAACGCCGTCGTCGGCGCGGCCCTGACGATGGGCGGCCTGTGGAGGTTCGCCAATGGATAG
- the ppc gene encoding phosphoenolpyruvate carboxylase, translating into MQLHNREVRQDVRELGALLGDVLADQASHSAFETVETLRTSAIDYRDGELDSRGALHDELDTLTPELESVVARAFTTYFELINLAEERERVRAIRQGSQDGDLEDSLETAAAELADEDVDTVERVLDDVLIEPTFTAHPTEARRKTVKSKLRQISNHLETLDERLLTDKERGQVERDVDAEVTSLWQTPQVRKRRPNPEDEARNVQWYLENTLFDIVGEVYDELEDAFDDEFDGDVDIPKLFEFRSWAGSDRDGNPYVTPEVTENTLERQRAVVLDRYREQLKELSGVLSQDGSRIQVGERFEKSLAADRERLPGIAEEGEERYPGEPYRQKLKLMRERLERVGDVRPGGYEDVSELQDDLAVLAQSLRENGADSVAEAHVDPLRRRVDTFGFNLASLDLRDHQENHTETVAEALAREGIDYADMDEDERVDVLTECILQDERVVDVSDTRDVSDTAARVLDRFESLSEWHEEYGVQAIDTYAISMTDEPSHVLEVLFLADQADVIELPGHCGLDIVPLLETERALSGARRIMGTLFENEAYAQALEARGNTQEIMLGYSDSNKENGFLAANWSLYKNQRRLAEICDDFDVTMRLFHGRGGSISRGGGPMNDALLALPNETVTGQVKFTEQGEAIAEKYANPRVAERNMEQMLNAQIRSRYRSLKNPVEDVEDEWIEAMETMADAARDEYRDLLETDGFVQYFEQATPITVIEDLNLGSRPASRSGERNVEDLRAIPWVFSWTQSRCILPGWYALATGIRAYLDDGGDVETLQTMYEEWPFFRTRIDNAAMALGRTDMEIAAEYAGLATADLREQFFPRVSEEYEEAVDLVTEIAGRDHAIDRDWLRESLSRRNPYVDPLNLLQTHLLGQTHRTEEEERTLRLTVKGIAAGMKNTG; encoded by the coding sequence ATGCAATTGCACAACAGGGAGGTCAGGCAGGACGTCCGGGAGCTCGGGGCGCTCCTCGGCGACGTTCTGGCCGACCAGGCCTCTCACTCCGCGTTCGAGACGGTAGAGACGCTCCGCACGTCCGCTATCGACTACAGGGACGGCGAACTCGACTCCCGCGGCGCCCTGCACGACGAACTCGACACGCTCACGCCCGAACTGGAGAGCGTCGTCGCCCGCGCGTTCACCACCTACTTCGAGCTCATCAACCTCGCGGAGGAGCGCGAGCGGGTCCGGGCCATCCGCCAGGGCTCACAGGACGGCGACCTGGAGGACAGCCTGGAGACGGCCGCCGCCGAACTCGCCGACGAGGACGTCGACACCGTCGAGCGGGTGCTCGACGACGTCCTCATCGAGCCGACGTTCACCGCTCACCCGACGGAGGCCCGGCGGAAGACGGTGAAGTCGAAGCTCCGCCAGATCTCGAACCACCTCGAAACCCTCGACGAGCGCCTGCTCACCGACAAGGAGCGGGGGCAGGTCGAGCGCGACGTCGACGCCGAGGTGACGAGCCTCTGGCAGACCCCGCAGGTGCGCAAGCGCCGCCCGAACCCCGAGGACGAGGCGCGTAACGTCCAGTGGTACCTGGAGAACACCCTGTTCGACATCGTCGGCGAGGTGTACGACGAACTGGAGGACGCCTTCGACGACGAGTTCGACGGGGACGTCGACATCCCGAAGCTGTTCGAGTTCCGCTCGTGGGCCGGGAGCGACCGCGACGGGAACCCGTACGTCACGCCCGAGGTGACGGAGAACACGCTCGAGCGCCAGCGCGCGGTCGTCCTCGACCGCTACCGCGAGCAGCTGAAGGAGCTCTCGGGCGTCCTCAGCCAGGACGGGAGCCGCATCCAGGTCGGCGAGCGCTTCGAGAAGTCGCTCGCGGCCGACCGCGAGCGGCTCCCCGGCATCGCCGAGGAGGGCGAAGAGCGCTACCCCGGCGAGCCCTACCGCCAGAAGCTGAAGCTGATGCGCGAGCGCCTCGAACGCGTCGGCGACGTCCGTCCCGGCGGCTACGAGGACGTCTCCGAGCTGCAGGACGACCTCGCCGTGCTGGCCCAGAGCCTGCGCGAGAACGGCGCCGACAGCGTCGCCGAGGCCCACGTCGACCCGCTCCGGCGGCGCGTCGACACGTTCGGGTTCAACCTCGCGAGCCTCGACCTGCGCGACCACCAGGAGAACCACACCGAGACGGTCGCCGAGGCGCTCGCCCGCGAGGGGATCGACTACGCCGACATGGACGAGGACGAGCGCGTCGACGTGCTCACCGAGTGCATCTTGCAGGACGAGCGCGTCGTCGACGTGAGCGACACGCGCGACGTCTCCGACACCGCGGCGCGCGTCCTCGACCGGTTCGAGTCGCTCTCGGAGTGGCACGAGGAGTACGGCGTTCAGGCCATCGACACGTACGCCATCTCGATGACCGACGAGCCGAGCCACGTGCTCGAAGTGCTGTTCCTCGCGGACCAGGCCGACGTGATCGAGTTGCCGGGGCACTGCGGCCTCGACATCGTCCCGCTGCTTGAGACCGAGCGCGCGCTTTCCGGCGCGCGGCGCATCATGGGCACGCTGTTCGAGAACGAGGCGTACGCGCAGGCGCTGGAGGCCCGCGGCAACACTCAGGAGATCATGCTGGGCTACTCCGACTCGAACAAGGAGAACGGCTTCCTCGCCGCCAACTGGTCGCTGTACAAGAACCAGCGCCGCCTCGCGGAGATCTGCGACGACTTCGACGTGACGATGCGGCTGTTCCACGGCCGGGGTGGCTCCATCTCCCGCGGCGGCGGGCCGATGAACGACGCGCTGCTGGCGCTGCCGAACGAGACCGTCACCGGCCAGGTGAAGTTCACCGAGCAGGGCGAGGCGATCGCCGAGAAGTACGCCAACCCGCGCGTCGCCGAGCGCAACATGGAGCAGATGCTCAACGCTCAGATCCGGTCGCGCTACCGGTCGCTGAAAAACCCCGTCGAGGACGTCGAGGACGAGTGGATCGAGGCGATGGAGACGATGGCCGACGCCGCCCGCGACGAGTACCGCGACCTGCTTGAGACCGACGGGTTCGTCCAGTACTTCGAGCAGGCGACGCCGATCACCGTCATCGAGGACCTGAACCTCGGCTCCCGGCCCGCCTCGCGATCCGGCGAGCGCAACGTCGAGGACCTGCGGGCGATCCCGTGGGTGTTCTCGTGGACGCAGTCCCGCTGTATCCTGCCCGGCTGGTACGCGCTCGCGACCGGCATCCGGGCGTACCTCGACGACGGCGGCGACGTGGAGACGCTCCAGACGATGTACGAGGAGTGGCCGTTCTTCCGGACGCGGATCGACAACGCCGCGATGGCGCTGGGCCGCACGGACATGGAGATCGCCGCCGAGTACGCCGGTCTGGCGACGGCGGACCTCCGCGAGCAGTTCTTCCCGCGGGTCAGCGAGGAGTACGAGGAGGCGGTCGACCTCGTCACCGAGATCGCCGGCCGAGACCACGCCATCGACCGCGACTGGCTCCGGGAGAGCCTCAGCCGTCGCAACCCCTACGTCGACCCGCTGAACCTGCTCCAGACGCACCTGCTCGGCCAGACCCACCGGACCGAGGAGGAGGAGCGTACCCTCCGGCTGACTGTGAAAGGGATCGCCGCGGGGATGAAGAACACGGGATAA
- a CDS encoding universal stress protein produces MQYLVGTDSVHTSAAACDYLEPRLADRDEVVAVAVVESGDDAERRDRQEALNVFRVRLPAAAPETALRDGDAAAELLAAADERDADELVVGPHRGDPDLDGAPGGTLVDLLADATRPVAVVPLASSSN; encoded by the coding sequence ATGCAGTATCTCGTCGGGACCGATTCGGTCCACACGAGCGCAGCAGCGTGTGATTATTTGGAGCCGCGACTGGCCGACAGAGACGAGGTGGTCGCGGTCGCGGTCGTCGAGTCGGGCGACGACGCGGAGCGACGCGACCGGCAGGAGGCGCTGAACGTCTTCCGGGTGCGATTGCCCGCCGCGGCCCCCGAAACGGCGTTGCGAGACGGCGACGCGGCCGCGGAACTGCTCGCCGCGGCCGACGAGCGCGACGCCGACGAACTCGTGGTCGGCCCGCACCGGGGCGACCCGGACCTCGACGGCGCGCCCGGCGGAACGCTCGTCGACCTGCTCGCGGACGCGACGCGGCCCGTCGCCGTCGTGCCGCTCGCCTCAAGTAGTAACTGA
- a CDS encoding SDR family NAD(P)-dependent oxidoreductase: protein MDGDTAVVTGATRGIGRAVAREFADAGADVVIGARDADEVDETVDEIEAAGGSASGVRTDVRDEFDVERLLETAARFGDAGVDFVVANAGVYHGEPGETPLSGESYAAFDDHLRTNARGVFATVREAIPHLAEDARVLVPTGSVAREAKPGTGSYAVSKAGAEAVARGFAADLDVPVGCVDPGVVATRLSGDGGRDPAEVAPMFRWAATEADPETLDGSVLDLRAWRSATR, encoded by the coding sequence ATGGACGGAGACACCGCCGTGGTGACGGGAGCGACCCGCGGCATCGGGCGCGCAGTCGCGCGGGAGTTCGCCGACGCCGGCGCGGACGTGGTGATCGGCGCGCGCGACGCCGACGAGGTGGACGAGACGGTCGACGAGATCGAGGCGGCGGGCGGCTCAGCGTCGGGGGTCAGGACCGACGTGCGCGACGAGTTCGACGTGGAGCGACTGCTGGAGACCGCTGCCCGCTTCGGCGACGCCGGCGTGGACTTCGTCGTCGCGAACGCGGGCGTCTACCACGGTGAACCGGGAGAGACGCCGCTCTCCGGCGAGTCGTACGCGGCGTTCGACGACCACCTCCGCACGAACGCCCGCGGCGTGTTCGCGACGGTGCGCGAGGCGATCCCCCACCTCGCCGAGGACGCGCGAGTGCTCGTGCCCACCGGGTCGGTCGCTCGCGAGGCGAAGCCCGGAACGGGGTCGTACGCCGTCTCGAAGGCCGGCGCGGAGGCGGTCGCGCGGGGGTTCGCGGCCGACCTCGACGTTCCGGTCGGCTGCGTCGACCCCGGCGTCGTGGCGACCCGCCTCTCGGGCGACGGCGGCCGGGACCCAGCGGAGGTCGCGCCGATGTTTCGCTGGGCCGCGACGGAGGCGGACCCCGAGACGCTCGACGGCTCGGTACTTGACCTCCGCGCGTGGCGCTCGGCGACGCGATAA